A genome region from Cucumis sativus cultivar 9930 chromosome 4, Cucumber_9930_V3, whole genome shotgun sequence includes the following:
- the LOC101208033 gene encoding protein TOO MANY MOUTHS has translation MATFFQPYFLTLLLTLLLFLSSLSSSFTVIMPDSDSGSPSSLIDGPQSGFSLHNAAVRTDPAEQSAVYDIMSATGNYWATQIPDVCGGRWHGIECMPDNHNLFHIVSLSFGSLSDDTAFPTCDATRSTISPSLTKLPHLKTLFFYRCFSNNPQFIPSFLGQLGSSLQTLVLRDNGLIGPIPTELTNLTHLKVLDLHGNNLNGSIPVGFNRLLGLRSLDLSQNKLMGLLPSLGLSNLRILDVSQNLLTGSIPIEIVTCQSLIKLDLSRNRLTGLIPKSIGGLRQLVLLDLSYNQISSPLPSSFRLLSSLEALILKGNPMDCVISNDLFDGGMMSLMTLILSNMGFHGPVPNSLGRLPNLRVLHLDGNHFNGSIPSSFQALRNLNDLRLNDNELSGPIPLPKDTIWRMKRKLRLYNNSGLCYNSQSGVGDVSGSPYNIDIGPCNVP, from the coding sequence ATGGCCACCTTCTTCCAACCTTATTTCCTCACACTACTCTTAACccttctcctcttcctttcttccCTCTCTTCCTCCTTCACCGTCATCATGCCCGACTCCGACTCCGGCTCCCCCTCTTCCCTCATCGACGGCCCTCAATCCGGCTTCTCCCTCCACAATGCCGCCGTCCGTACCGACCCCGCTGAACAATCCGCCGTCTATGACATCATGTCCGCCACCGGTAACTACTGGGCCACCCAAATCCCCGACGTCTGCGGCGGCCGTTGGCATGGCATTGAATGTATGCCCGATAATCACAATCTCTTCCACATCGTCTCACTCTCTTTCGGTTCACTGTCCGACGACACCGCTTTTCCAACGTGCGACGCCACCCGGTCCACGATTTCCCCTTCCCTTACCAAACTCCCCCACCTTAAAACGCTATTCTTTTACCGTTGCTTTTCTAATAATCCTCAGTTTATCCCTTCCTTTTTAGGGCAGTTGGGTTCTTCCTTACAAACCTTAGTCCTTAGAGACAATGGTCTTATAGGCCCAATTCCCACGGAATTGACCAATTTGACTCATCTCAAGGTTTTGGATCTTCATGGGAATAACTTAAACGGGTCGATTCCGGTTGGGTTCAACCGGTTGCTCGGTTTGAGGTCGTTGGATTTGAGTCAAAATAAACTCATGGGTTTGCTTCCGAGTTTGGGCTTGTCTAATTTGAGAATACTTGATGTAAGTCAGAATCTTTTGACCGGTTCGATTCCTATCGAGATTGTCACGTGTCAGTCTTTGATTAAACTGGACTTGAGCCGTAATCGTTTGACAGGATTGATTCCAAAGTCTATCGGTGGACTTAGACAATTGGTTCTTTTGGATTTGAGTTATAACCAAATCTCTAGCCCACTTCCGAGTTCGTTTCGACTCTTGAGTTCTTTAGAagctttgattttgaaaggaAATCCAATGGATTGTGTTATTTCTAATGATTTGTTTGATGGTGGTATGATGAGTTTAATGACATTGATTCTTTCCAATATGGGCTTTCACGGCCCAGTCCCCAATTCTTTGGGTCGGTTGCCCAATCTTAGAGTCCTACATCTTGATGGCAACCACTTCAATGGCTCAATCCCTTCAAGTTTTCAAGCCTTGAGAAACCTTAATGATTTAAGGCTCAATGATAATGAATTGAGTGGACCAATTCCGTTGCCAAAGGATACCATATGGAGGATGAAGAGGAAGCTTAGATTATACAATAACTCTGGATTGTGTTACAACTCTCAGAGTGGAGTTGGTGATGTCTCAGGGTCCCCCTATAATATAGATATCGGTCCGTGTAATGTCCCCTAA
- the LOC101208275 gene encoding SNF1-related protein kinase regulatory subunit gamma-like PV42a, translated as MQLNPLQSLTPNKASSLSLSIHSHYKNSKKKNTPQILNPQKKKKEKKTAGKMQATAKRTETQASVGEKKVKDLMGDKKRLVEVPYTASLAQTMNVLVANHVVAVPVAAPPGHWIGAGGSMIMESDKRTGVLRKHYIGMVTMLDILAHIAGDDHDGDGGRDDLIDLDRKMAVPVSNIIGHNVEGLSLWTLNPNTSILDCMEIFSKGIHRALVPVDGQVEEAVGVELVESASSYRMLTQMDVLRFLRGKVVEIEGILRQSVKEMEGMVNENVMAITDKTSVIEAIKCMKSSFLNAVPIVGSTQLGVDQQSHAQLFTGRGKKLVGTFSATDLRGCHLATLQSWLHQTALEFTDLVRKSPLLEGAGVGVRELVTCRPESSLEEVMEKVLSKHVHRIWVTDEHGLLLGLISLSDMIRVIRLSLLSKIQT; from the exons ATGCAACTGAATCCCCTCCAAAGCTTGACACCTAACAAagcttcttctctttctctttccatCCATTCACATTACAAaaactcaaagaaaaaaaatactccaCAAATCCTCAAtccacaaaagaaaaaaaaggaaaaaaaaaccgCCGGGAAAATGCAGGCGACGGCAAAAAGAACCGAAACTCAGGCGTCGGTGGGAGAGAAGAAGGTGAAAGATCTGATGGGGGACAAGAAGCGGCTGGTGGAGGTGCCGTACACCGCCTCTCTTGCTCAAACAATGAACGTTCTAGTTGCGAATCATGTGGTGGCGGTTCCCGTGGCGGCGCCGCCTGGCCATTGGATTGGCGCAGGTGGTTCTATGATCATGGAATCTGATAAGCGGACTGGGGTTCTAAGAAAGCATTATATTGGTATGGTCACCATGCTTGATATCTTGGCTCATATTGCTGGCGATGATCATGATGGCGATGGCGGTCGTGATGATCTGATTGATCTTGATCGGAAGATGGCGGTTCCAGTATCTAATATTATTGGACATAATGTTGAAGGTTTGAGTCTCTGGACTTTGAATCCCAACACCAG CATATTAGATTGTATGGAGATATTCAGCAAGGGGATCCACCGAGCCCTGGTTCCTGTGGATGGGCAGGTTGAGGAGGCAGTAGGCGTGGAGCTGGTCGAGTCAGCATCGAGTTATAGAATGCTGACCCAGATGGATGTGTTGAGGTTCCTAAGAGGAAAAGTGGTAGAAATTGAAGGGATTCTGAGGCAAAGTGTGAAGGAAATGGAAGGGATGGTGAATGAGAATGTCATGGCAATTACAGATAAAACCAGTGTCATTGAAGCTATCAAGTGCATGAAATCTAGTTTTCTCAATGCAGTTCCCATTGTTGGAAGTACTCAGCTCGGCGTCGACCAACAAAGCCACGCACAACTTTTTACC ggaagaggaaaaaaactaGTAGGGACATTCTCCGCAACGGACCTAAGGGGGTGCCATCTAGCGACACTGCAGTCATGGCTACACCAGACAGCGCTAGAGTTCACTGATTTAGTTAGAAAGAGTCCATTGTTAGAAGGGGCAGGGGTAGGGGTGAGAGAGTTGGTGACATGTCGGCCGGAAAGCTCGTTGGAGGAAGTGATGGAGAAGGTATTGTCAAAACACGTGCACAGAATTTGGGTAACTGATGAACATGGTTTGCTGCTTGGCCTAATCTCCCTATCAGATATGATTAGAGTGATAAGGCTTTCACTTCTCTCTAAAATCCAAACCTAA